One stretch of Armigeres subalbatus isolate Guangzhou_Male chromosome 2, GZ_Asu_2, whole genome shotgun sequence DNA includes these proteins:
- the LOC134209386 gene encoding uncharacterized protein K02A2.6-like, translated as MAEEEEKKQVIAGSSGTNRVANNFGSFDNYVAGDDFEVYEERMVQHFLLHDVPRNRKVPFLLTHLGMDTYAILKKILQPVNPSSKTYPELVTALKKHFRPDVNKISERYRFHQADQKAGQTMSEYVVELKALAEKCEFDNFLTEALRDRFVFGIYDSKLRTHLLKQKKMSFENALDESLNWELAEKDNKVRENVLGAHVVRHGKQNRNRSKSRSRFTNSNGGQKNQYGRRKVCEKCGRDHEQGKCPARSWKCFACGKQGHAANMCYSRGSKQTRSGSQDSRKSQTVGTVGGADDLVTEIANLRMQLNTVASDKLLEKSKEWGLCLYRKWFSDRPLFEISDGFSTVTGQGIQVIGGFNAEVSSSQRGPSRKLALVVIESGKAFRPLLGRTWLDVLWPGWRRKFKESIVSMNSVDCTLIDSIRSKFPNVICDDNSPIRDFEAEIIMEDNVQPIFHAAYSPPFQQRPAIEAELNRLCEENVLRKVVFSKWASPIVVVPKANGSLRLCIDCKVTINPYLRSEYYPLPRIDDIFAKLGNSKFFCVIDLRGAYQQLKVSENSQQFLTINTHIGLFQYLRLPFGVATAPSIFQSIMDQILGDIDGCVTYLDDALLGARTLDECRKLLDQVLERLSRFNVKINTEKCKFFVTSVDYLGHTISKDGIRPNQSKVDAIVNAPAPKNISELQSYLGLLNYYSKFIPNISSELRVLYRLLRKDVPFSWNRDCEECFVRSKQLMVKNNLLQLYDSSKPIVVAADASPYGVGAVLSHVVDGEEKPVIFASCTLSPAEKNYSQLHREALAIIFAVKRFHKYIYGHRFKLVSDCEALKEIYHPRKGTSVISASRLQRWAVILSMYDYEWEYRPSRKMAHADALSRLPVLGGTEIDESSINSLEQYPELPLKTSDVADLTAKDNILSQVYDFVQFQWPQIIPDRLKYYYNLPKVMNGTNAEKVNEQLDDFFKFVGLPEQIVSDNGPPFSSFEFVRYWESLNVKIMKSPVYHPQSNGAAERGVQTVKSFSKKRLLEQQGGRKTLTKRLNEILAWYNSTPCTVTRKSPNTYK; from the exons ATGGCAGAAGAAGAGGAAAAGAAGCAAGTGATCGCTGGATCGTCCGGTACGAATAGAGTCGCGAACAATTTTGGATCGTTTGATAATTACGTCGCGGGTGATGATTTTGAGGTGTATGAGGAAAGAATGGTTCAACACTTTCTTTTACACGATGTTCCGAGGAACAGAAAAGTGCCGTTTCTATTAACGCATTTAGGAATGGACACGTACGCCATTCTTAAGAAGATTTTGCAACCAGTGAATCCGAGTTCCAAAACGTATCCAGAGCTAGTAACAGCTCTGAAAAAGCATTTTAGACCGGATGTGAATAAAATATCGGAACGTTACCGGTTCCACCAGGCTGATCAAAAAGCGGGTCAGACAATGTCAGAatacgtagtggaattaaaagCTCTCGCGGAAAAGTGTGAATTCGATAACTTTTTAACAGAAGCTCTCCGAGATAGATTCGTGTTTGGTATCTATGATAGCAAGTTACGCACTCATCTgttgaaacagaaaaaaatgtcgttCGAAAACGCATTAGATGAATCGTTAAATTGGGAATTAGCGGAGAAGGATAATAAAGTGCGGGAAAACGTGTTGGGTGCGCACGTGGTGCGGCACGGAAAGCAAAATCGCAATCGTAGCAAAAGTCGTTCGAGGTTCACAAATAGCAATGGCGgtcaaaaaaatcaatatggCCGGCGAAAAGTGTGCGAGAAATGTGGTCGTGATCATGAGCAGGGGAAGTGTCCAGCAAGAAGCTGGAAATGCTTCGCGTGTGGTAAGCAAGGCCACGCGGCGAACATGTGCTATTCGCGAGGATCGAAGCAAACCCGAAGCGGTAGTCAGGATTCCAGAAAGAGCCAGACCGTAGGTACGGTTGGTGGTGCGGATGATCTGGTGACAGAGATTGCCAATCTTCGGATGCAGTTAAACACGGTCGCGAGCGATAAATTGTTGGAAAAAAGCAAAGAA TGGGGCTTGTGCTTGTATCGAAAGTGGTTCTCGGACAGGCCGTTGTTTGAAATCAGCGATGGGTTCTCAACCGTGACGGGACAAGGCATACAAGTGATCGGGGGATTCAATGCTGAAGTGTCCAGTAGTCAACGAGGACCGAGCAGAAAACTGGCGCTGGTGGTGATTGAGAGTGGTAAAGCATTCAGACCACTGCTTGGGCGCACGTGGTTGGATGTTCTCTGGCCAGGATGGAGGCGCAAGTTCAAGGAAAGTATCGTGAGTATGAATAGTGTGGATTGTACCCTGATAGATTCTATTCGATCGAAATTCCCTAACGTGATATGTGACGATAACAGTCCAATTCGTGATTTTGAAGCAGAAATAATCATGGAAGATAATGTGCAACCTATTTTCCATGCTGCTTATTCTCCTCCATTTCAACAAAGACCAGCTATTGAAGCAGAATTGAACAGATTGTGCGAAGAAAATGTTCTAAGAAAGGTAGTTTTCAGTAAGTGGGCTTCACCCATAGTTGTGGTGCCTAAGGCAAATGGCAGCTTGAGACTGTGCATTGATTGTAAAGTAACTATCAATCCATATTTGCGATCGGAATATTATCCATTACCGAGAATCGACGATATATTCGCGAAGTTGGGAAACAGTAAGTTCTTTTGTGTGATTGACCTCCGGGGCGCGTATCAGCAGTTGAAAGTTTCGGAAAATTCACAACAGTTCCTAACTATCAATACGCATATAGGACTTTTCCAATATTTGCGATTGCCCTTTGGCGTGGCAACTGCTCCATCGATTTTCCAAAGCATCATGGATCAGATTCTAGGAGACATAGACGGTTGTGTAACGTATCTGGATGATGCACTGTTAGGAGCAAGAACGCTAGACGAGTGTAGAAAATTATTAGATCAGGTGCTAGAACGTTTGAGTAGATTCAACGTGAAGATTAATACAGAAAAGTGTAAGTTTTTCGTGACGTCAGTGGACTATTTGGGTCACACCATCAGTAAGGATGGAATCAGGCCAAATCAGTCTAAGGTAGATGCAATAGTAAATGCACCTGCTCCGAAAAATATCAGTGAACTGCAATCGTACCTAGGGTTGTTGAACTACTATTCGAAGTTTATCCCAAACATCTCCTCAGAGTTAAGAGTTCTGTATAGATTACTTCGAAAGGATGTGCCGTTCAGCTGGAATAGAGATTGTGAAGAGTGTTTTGTGAGAAGCAAGCAATTAATGGTGAAGAATAATTTGTTACAACTCTATGACTCCAGCAAACCGATTGTGGTAGCAGCCGATGCTAGCCCATATGGCGTGGGTGCTGTATTATCCCATGTTGTAGATGGGGAGGAAAAACCAGTGATTTTTGCCTCGTGTACGTTATCGCCAGCAGAGAAAAATTACTCACAGCTTCACCGGGAAGCTTTAGCTATAATTTTTGCAGTAAAGCGTTTCCACAAATACATTTATGGACATCGTTTCAAACTTGTGTCAGATTGTGAAGCGTTGAAGGAAATCTACCATCCACGAAAAGGAACATCGGTAATTTCGGCGTCTAGACTTCAACGGTGGGCGGTAATTTTGTCCATGTACGATTATGAGTGGGAATACAGACCAAGTAGGAAAATGGCACATGCAGATGCATTGTCAAGATTACCAGTGTTAGGTGGCACAGAGATTGATGAATCGTCTATCAATAGTTTAGAACAATATCCAGAACTACCGTTAAAGACAAGTGATGTAGCGGATCTTACAGCAAAGGATAACATTCTATCACAAGtgtatgattttgttcagtttcaaTGGCCGCAGATTATTCCGGATAGGCTGAAATACTATTATAATTTAC CTAAGGTAATGAACGGTACGAACGCAGAAAAAGTTAATGAACAGttggatgattttttcaaatttgtcggGTTACCAGAGCAGATTGTGTCGGATAATGGACCACCCTTTAGTTCTTTTGAGTTTGTGCGGTATTGGGAATCGCTTAATGTTAAGATAATGAAGAGTCCAGTATATCATCCACAATCAAACGGTGCTGCTGAAAGAGGAGTTCAGACAGTAAAAAGCTTTTCGAAAAAGAGATTGTTAGAACAACAGGGCGGTAGGAAAACTTTGACTAAGAGATTGAACGAAATACTTGCTTGGTACAACAGTACCCCTTGTACGGTAACTAGGAAATCCCCAA ATACGTACAAGTGA
- the LOC134211246 gene encoding ribonucleoside-diphosphate reductase subunit M2 has protein sequence MSRIVEKENITENMEKISIKNVRKVLTESGANVPQKMDCQEDKEQTADSGSVDPKELAKNELSAAHKREQAPFDPSIEPLLKENPRRFVIFPIQFHDIWQMYKKAEASFWTVEEVDLSKDLADWEKLKSGEKHFISHVLAFFAASDGIVNENLVERFSQEVQVTEARCFYGFQIAMENVHSEMYSLLIDTYVRDSKERDYLFNAIDNLPCVKKKADWALNWISSQKANFGERVVAFAAVEGIFFSGSFASIFWLKKRGLMPGLTFSNELISRDEGLHTDFACLMFKYLVQKPSQERVIEIIREAVLIEQEFLTKALPVDLLGMNCDLMSQYIEFVADRLLLELGIDKIYNTKNPFSFMEFISLEGKTNFFEKKVGEYQKWGVMANRLDNVFTLDADF, from the exons AATGTCCGTAAAGTGCTAACCGAAAGTGGTGCTAACGTACCTCAAAAGATGGACTGCCAAGAGGACAAAGAGCAAACGGCTGACAGTGGTTCCGTGGATCCAAAAGAACTTGCCAAAAATGAGCTGTCCGCTGCGCATAAACGAGAACAGGCACCTTTCGATCCCTCTATCGAACCCCTGCTCAAGGAGAATCCCCGCCGGTTCGTTATTTTCCCCATCCAGTTTCATGATATTTGGCAGATGTATAAGAAG GCCGAAGCGTCCTTCTGGACGGTGGAAGAGGTAGATCTTTCCAAGGATCTGGCCGACTGGGAGAAGCTTAAGTCTGGTGAGAAGCACTTCATATCGCATGTGCTGGCCTTCTTTGCTGCATCGGATGGTATTGTTAACGAAAACCTCGTTGAGCGCTTTAGCCAGGAGGTCCAGGTTACCGAGGCGCGCTGTTTCTACGGATTCCAGATTGCAATGGAAAACGTGCATAGTGAGATGTATTCATTACTCATCGATACATATGTGCGTGATTCTAAAGAAAG GGACTACTTGTTCAACGCTATCGATAATCTGCCATGTGTTAAAAAGAAAGCTGACTGGGCGCTTAACTGGATTTCTAGTCAAAAGGCCAATTTTGGAGAACGTGTAGTCGCGTTTGCTGCCGTGGAAGGAATTTTCTTCAGTGGTAGTTTTGCATCCATTTTCTGGCTGAAAAAGCGCGGACTGATGCCAGGCCTCACTTTCTCCAACGAGCTTATCTCACGTGACGAAGGCCTCCACACGGACTTTGCGTGCCTTATGTTCAAATATCTAGTTCAGAAACCGTCACAGGAGCGCGTGATCGAGATCATTCGGGAAGCTGTCCTAATCGAGCAGGAGTTTTTGACGAAGGCGCTCCCGGTGGATCTGCTTGGTATGAATTGCGACCTGATGTCACAATACATCGAGTTTGTTGCGGACAGACTTCTGCTGGAGCTAGGAATTGATAAG ATCTACAACACCAAAAACCCATTCAGTTTTATGGAATTCATCTCGCTGGAAGGAAAAACCaacttttttgaaaagaaaGTAGGCGAATATCAGAAGTGGGGAGTTATGGCTAATCGACTTGACAACGTGTTCACACTGGACGCTGACTTCTAG
- the LOC134211245 gene encoding probable prefoldin subunit 4 produces MSSKSESKSKGTFQPDSDVHITIDDQMKINKFANYNAKVEDLKEELKIKQNELKNLEEAGDEIELLDNDTLIPFLIGEVFMSHDLLRTQELLAEAKEKKKQEIENIQKLSKDIQDKMGELKAHLYGRFGSNIYLENDE; encoded by the exons ATGAGTTCCAAATCGGAATCTAAAAGCAAGGGAACATTTCAACCA GATTCAGATGTGCACATCACAATTGACGACCAGATGAAGATCAATAAGTTCGCCAATTATAACGCGAAAGTAGAAGATCTCAAGGAGGAACTGAAGATCAAACAGAATGAACTAAAAAATTTGGAGGAAGCTGGTGACGAAATTGAACTGTTGGACAACGATACCCTGATACCGTTTCTAATCGGAGAAGTGTTCATGTCGCATGACTTATTGCGAACGCAG GAATTATTGGCTGAAGCTAAGGAAAAGAAAAAGCAGGAGATTGAAAACATCCAAAAACTGTCCAAAGATATCCAGGACAAGATGGGCGAACTTAAAGCACATTTGTATGGTCGTTTTGGAAGTAATATTTATCTCGAAAATGATGAATAA
- the LOC134211243 gene encoding acetyl-coenzyme A transporter 1 — protein sequence MSVRKRQERPDPDREQLLTSQYTGHDDDKHEASDLSGDWSNIAILFFLYLLQGIPIGLAAAIPMLLQNRGASYKQQAEFSFAHWPFSMKLLWAPIVDSLYWNRFGRRKSWLIPTQYLIGVFMLILSVHVNRWLGSGTAEDGADHIAPNVPILTVIFFALNFLAATQDIAVDGWALTMLKRCNVGHASTCNSVGQTAGYFLGYVAFMALESAEFCNNYLRSEPSDEGLVTLPGFLWFWGIVFLVTTTLVALFKREHLPSIERGHDEHVQLDIKQTYSLLVDIIKMKPILILTAILLTVKIGFAACDAVSSLKLIDAGVPKDKLALLVVPLVPLQIVLPLIISKYTTGPRPMEVYLKAIPYRIGLTLVAAAVVWFTPVLIHNHHVPYYYYMMLLTNYGLYQIALYSMFVAVMAFFARVSDPAVGGTYMTLLNTLSNLGGNWPTTVVLWMVDVLTWKQCSNAVDNPCSDTVEQEACINDGGKCNIRIDGYYIEIAVCLVYGILWYQWGKHKIRYLQGLPLSAWRVVRRQRMHSS from the exons ATGAGCGTTCGGAAGCGGCAGGAGCGGCCCGATCCGGATCGAGAGCAGCTGTTGACATCGCAGTACACCGGCCACGATGACGATAAACACGAAGCAAGTGATTTGAGCGGGGATTGGAGCAACATTGCTATCCTGTTCTTCTTATACTTGCTCCAGGGTATTCCGATTGGTTTGGCGGCTGCAATTCCAATGTTGCTGCAGAACCGTGGGGCCAGTTATAAACAGCAG GCCGAATTCAGTTTCGCCCATTGGCCGTTCAGTATGAAGCTGCTGTGGGCTCCAATCGTGGATTCGCTCTACTGGAATCGCTTCGGACGACGCAAATCATGGCTCATTCCAACTCAGTATCTGATCGGCGTATTCATGCTGATCCTGTCCGTGCACGTGAATCGTTGGCTTGGTAGTGGCACCGCCGAGGATGGTGCAGACCACATTGCACCGAACGTGCCCATTCTGACAGTGATATTTTTTGCGTTGAATTTCCTTGCGGCCACGCAAGATATTGCCGTCGATGGGTGGGCGTTGACTATGTTGAAGCGTTGCAACGTAGGGCATGCGTCGACATGTAACAGTGTTGGACAAACAGCGGGGTACTTTCTCGGATATGTAGCTTTTATGGCATTGGAGTCGGCCGAATTTTGCAACAATTATCTACGTTCAGAACCGTCTGATGAAGGATTGGTAACACTTCCTGGATTCCTCTGGTTTTGGGGTATTGTGTTCTTAGTCACAACCACATTGGTGGCACTGTTCAAGAGAGAACATCTCCCGAGCATCGAACGGGGGCATGATGAGCATGTGCAGCTAGATATCAAGCAGACGTATAGTTTGCTGGTCGACATCATCAAAATGAAACCAATCTTGATTTTAACAGCAATCCTGTTAACAGTTAAAATTGGATTTGCCGCCTGTGATGCAGTAAGCTCCCTGAAGCTAATCGACGCGGGAGTACCGAAGGATAAATTAGCGTTGTTAGTGGTACCCCTAGTCCCTCTTCAAATAGTTCTCCCTTTGATCATCAGTAAGTACACGACCGGACCACGCCCCATGGAAGTGTATTTGAAAGCTATTCCGTATAGGATAGGCCTAACATTGGTCGCTGCAGCAGTGGTTTGGTTTACACCGGTACTCATTCACAATCACCACGTCCCTTATTACTATTACATGATGCTGTTAACAAACTATGGTCTGTACCAGATCGCACTCTACAGCATGTTCGTGGCGGTGATGGCCTTTTTTGCGCGAGTTAGCGATCCTGCCGTTGGCGGGACGTACATGACTCTCCTGAACACCCTCAGCAATCTCGGAGGAAATTGGCCAACCACGGTTGTACTTTGGATGGTAGACGTACTCACATGGAAACAGTGCTCAAACGCGGTAGATAACCCGTGTTCAGATACCGTCGAACAAGAG GCATGCATCAATGATGGCGGGAAGTGTAATATCAGAATTGATGGATATTATATAGAAATAGCGGTATGTCTGGTGTACGGAATCTTATGGTACCAATGGGGAAAGCACAAAATTCGCTACCTCCAAGGCCTACCCTTAAGCGCTTGGCGCGTTGTACGGCGGCAGCGGATGCATTCGAGTTAG
- the LOC134211244 gene encoding DNA repair and recombination protein RAD54B-like: MRRSSAPSMKGVKPSSTATLRQTNESQLKQFQMEKADSAVVNLLNSNENHAHILKSLAITRKHSSESSAADSSSNTQPKFRFIVVWGKISTKKHKTWEGDGTLELSGRTATLKDDEGKTIASSTGIKVDTIVEGTRLIVGTKEVEVMEKLCVDNVDNKTEKENTVQDIPLAKKMKHNVFNTPKVCEKSLHGESSSGNSFKQVGVTIEEIPPDFVQLVMLRPSFEHQWNYNQRKSPVSDVTVPYVLSKHLRPHQREGVSFLYECILGFRCSENIEQFGAILADEMGLGKTLQCIALIHTLLKQGPYGHPILKRVLIVTPSTLVENWEKEFNKWLKSERIFTFIASPTNKLKKYAQSSHIPILIISYELLSKQILELDSVKFDLIICDEGHRLKNSAIKVSSILDAIDCSRRIILTGTPIQNELNEFYSLINFVNPGLLGTYSEFKTKYEIPILQSQQPGVLPQYQDLGKCKLEELNSVTSSFILRRTQEIINNYLPEKQEVVIFCHPSVLQRVLFRVALQYYNGTDPSSTSPLQMITILKKICNHPSLIATTENIECESIIKLLNDKIPAWQDMGPTDSGKLAVLESLLEALIERQEKVVIVSYYSKTLDMIMGLCEHYNYKFCRLDGSTPPHNRCKIVSSFNNTDTFIFLLSAKAGGTGLNLTGASRLVMYDNDWNPASDLQAMSRIWRDGQTRTVFIYRLITAFSIEEKIYQRQISKSSLSGSVVDLKQNLSNLKFSDQELKDLFSMADDGDDCNTHQMLGCHCSGHGDIPEPISNANQKIAVTPERSKFQIGKAKPKVTQIEPKHALKMQELMRWEHYRAPFKEPILEELSLVACWKEILFIFRSKNIQLCRQPVIDVTSNTCLN, from the exons ATGCGCCGAAGTAGTGCTCCCTCCATGAAAGGGGTTAAGCCGAGTTCAACCGCTACTTTGAGACAGACCAATGAATCGCAGTTGAAACAGTTCCAAATGGAGAAAGCAGATTCGGCTGTTGTAAATCTGCTCAACAGTAACGAGAATCATGCACACATCCTGAAAAGCCTAGCAATCACGAGGAAACATTCATCGGAGTCTAGTGCAGCAGACAGCAGCTCAAATACGCAGCCGAAGtttcgattcatcgttgtgtgGGGGAAAATAAGCACTAAGAAGCACAAAACGTGGGAAGGAGACGGTACCTTAGAACTGTCGGGACGAACGGCCACATTGAAAGATGATGAAGGGAAAACGATAGCCAGTTCAACCGGTATTAAGGTGGACACGATCGTGGAAGGTACTCGTTTGATAGTGGGCACCAAAGAGGTTGAGGTGATGGAGAAACTATGTGTTGATAATGTTGATAACAAAACAGAGAAGGAAAATACGGTACAGGATATCCCCCTGGCTAAGAAAATGAAACACAATGTCTTCAACACCCCCAAAGTTTGCGAAAAATCACTGCATGGAGAATCGTCTTCAGGAAACTCTTTTAAACAAGTTGGTGTAACtattgaagaaattcctccagattttgTCCAACTCGTCATGTTGCGACCAAGTTTTGAGCATCAGTGGAATTACAACCAAAGGAAAAGTCCTGTGTCCGATGTCACCGTTCCGTACGTTCTATCTAAGCATTTGAGGCCGCATCAGAGAGAGGGAGTAAGTTTTCTTTACGAATGTATATTGGGATTTCGATGTTCAGAAAATATCGAGCAATTCGGTGCTATTTTGGCAGATGAAATGGGGCTGGGTAAAACTTTACAATGTATTGCTTTGATACACACATTGCTCAAGCAGGGGCCATATGGTCATCCGATCCTGAAGAGGGTTCTTATTGTAACACCAAGCACTCTAGTAGAGAACTGGGAAAAAGAATTCAACAAGTGGCTAAAATCGGAAAGGATATTTACATTCATTGCAAGCCCaacaaataaattgaagaaATATGCACAATCAAGTCACATACCAATATTGATCATTTCATATGAGCTACTatcaaaacaaattttggaacTCGATTCTGTCAAGTTCGATCTGATAATCTGCGATGAAGGACATCGTTTGAAAAACAGTGCCATCAAAGTTTCGTCAATCCTGGATGCTATTGACTGTTCCCGAAGAATAATCCTCACTGGAACGCCAATACAAAATGAATTAAACGAGTTCTATTCTCTAATCAATTTTGTAAACCCCGGACTCCTCGGGACTTATTCTGAATTCAAAACCAAATATGAAATACCAATTCTTCAGTCTCAACAACCGGGCGTACTCCCGCAATACCAGGATCTTGGAAAATGCAAACTTGAAGAGTTGAATAGTGTTACTTCTTCATTTATACTGCGAAGGACCCAGGAAATCATCAATAATTATTTGCCGGAAAAACAGGAAGTTGTTATATTTTGCCATCCTTCGGTGCTACAACGGGTTCTCTTTCGTGTTGCGCTACAATACTACAATGGAACTGATCCAAGCAGCACGTCCCCACTGCAAATGATtacaatattgaagaaaatctgCAATCATCCTTCACTCATTGCAACAACAGAGAACATCGAATGTGAATCGATTATCAAGCTACTGAACGACAAAATACCAGCGTGGCAAGACATGGGTCCAACGGATTCTGGTAAACTTGCCGTATTAGAATCGCTATTGGAAGCTCTTATCGAACGCCAGGAAAAGGTTGTAATCGTTTCCTATTATAGCAAAACGTTGGATATGATTATGGGACTTTGCGAACACTATAACTACAAGTTCTGCCGTTTAGATGGGTCTACGCCTCCCCACAATCGCTGTAAAATTGTTTCGAGTTTCAACAATACGGACACATTCATTTTTCTGCTAAGCGCCAAAGCTGGCGGAACTGGTCTAAACCTAACCGGGGCGTCGCGTTTGGTGATGTACGACAATGACTGGAATCCGGCAAGCGACCTCCAAGCCATGTCTCGTATCTGGCGAGATGGACAGACACGAACGGTGTTTATCTACCGTTTGATCACCGCCTTCTCCATTGAGGAGAAAATTTATCAGAGGCAGATTTCGAAATCATCCCTCAGTGGAAGTGTCGTTGATTTAAAGCAAAACTTGAGCAACCTCAAATTTTCCGACCAGGAGTTGAAAGACTTGTTTTCAATGGCCGACGATGGTGACGATTGCAACACCCATCAAATGTTGGGTTGCCATTGCAGTGGCCATGGTGATATTCCAGAACCAATTAGCAATGCGAATCAGAAAATAGCCGTCACACCGGAACGGAGCAAATTTCAAATAGGGAAAGCCAAGCCAAAAGTAACCCAAATAGAACCAAAACACGCACTCAAAATGCAAGAACTAATGCGATGGGAACACTATCGAGCTCCATTTAAGGAACCTATACTAGAG GAACTGTCTTTGGTGGCTTGCTGGAAGGAAATTTTGTTTATATTCCGTAGCAAAAACATTCAGTTGTGTAGGCAACCAGTCATCGACGTTACAAGCAACACATGTTTAAATTAG